The following nucleotide sequence is from Roseofilum capinflatum BLCC-M114.
TCCTCAACAGAAGACGCTCTAGAGTTAGAGGATTTCAGTGACACAGAAGACTTAGGAGACCTGTCTCTCGCAGACGAAACGGGAGAGAGCGAGTCAGAAGACATATTTGGATTAGAAGAATCCTCAACAGAAGACGCTCTAGAGTTAGAGGATTTCAGTGACACAGAAGACTTAGAAGAGCTTTCTCCAACTCAGAAAACACAAGAGAGCAGTGCGGAGAGTGACGATTTACTTGAATCACAAGAATCTTCAACTGACTTAGATTTAGAATCTTCTGATGTAGAGAACCCGAATGAAGTGGATTCAGAAGCATTAGAAGAACTAGAGAGTTCTACTGAAATGATGCCACAGTTAGAAGATCAAGAGGCAGAAGAAGTTTTAAGCGAGTCAGAAGAAAACAGGGATGAGTTTGATTTAATGATGGGTTCAGAACCCTCAAATGTAACTGATAATGGATCGAATTCAGATACAATTGTTGACGACTTTTTTGAGATATCAGATTCTAGTCCATCAACTCCCTCTTATTCTGCCTCAATAGATTCAGAGGACTTCTTTGAAGCAGCCTCTATGGATGTTGAGGAGGGACAATTGTCTAGTGATCCTGAAGATTGGATGGGAAATGATGGAGATGGAGAAACTACAGCAGAAACTGAACCTTCTCCAGAATTGAGCGAAGCAGAAAGTTTGATGGAGGATCTCGAAGATTCTGAAGTTGATGCAGTAAGCAGTCAATTGGAAGTTGAAGATCAATCTGACTCTAATTTACCTGAAGAATTAGTGAATCAAGAGTTAGAATCCCTAGAGTCAGAACCCTCCGAGATAGAGGATCTGGACTTAGGAGAGGATGCTTCGGAGTCAGTTAGTGAGGAGATGGATCTGGATTTAGATGGGTCTTCAGATTTAGAAGCGTTGAGCTTAGAAGAGGATGCTTCGGAGTCAATTGGTGAGGAGATGGATCTGGATTTAGATGGGTCTTCAGATTTAGAAGCGTTGAGCTTAGAAGAGGATGCTTCGGAGTCAATTGGTGAGGAGATGGATCTGGATTTAGATGGGTCTTCAGATTTAGAAGCGTTGAGCTTAGAAGAGGATGCTTCGGAGTCAGTTAGTGAGGAGATGGATCTGGATTTAGATGGGTCTTCAGATTTAGAAGCGTTGAGTTTAGAAGAGGATGCTTCGGAGTCAGTTAGTGAGGAGATGGAGCTAGATTTAGATGGGTCTTCAGATTTAGAAGCGTTGAGCTTAGAAGAGGATGCTTCGGAGTCAATTGGTGAGGAGATGGATCTGGATTTAGATGGGTCTTCAGATTTAGAAGCGTTGAGCTTAGAAGAGGATGCTTCGGAGTCAATTGGTGAGGAGATGGAGCTAGATTTAGGTGTAGAGGAAAGTGAGTCCTCTGAATCAGCAGATTTATTCGATTGGACTTCTGAATCAGCAGATGCAGAATTGGATGAAATGACTGATACAGATCCGAGTGAAAGTACATTAATCCAAGAAATGGATGAGTTGGAATTTGGGGATAGCTTAGATCTTGATGAACCGGTGGTGGAAGAAACGTCTGAAAATCTCGATGGTTTAGATTTTTCCTTGGAGTTGGAGGAAAATGAACCGGAAGATCTGTCAACCTTATTTCCAGATGAAGAAGCAAAGTTAGATGATGAAGGCAGTCTTGAGGATCTCGATGAGCTGAATTTGTTTGGAGAGGATTTAGAGGGGACGGGTGATACCTTAGAGAATTTAGATTTTGGTGATGATTTAGCGCTTGCGGATGGGTCTTCTGAGAGGTGGCAAGAGTTAGAGGCTTTTTTGGGAGAAGAGAAAGAGCAGCGTGAAAATATTGAAATCTTTACCCAGTTGGAGGCGTTTTTAGATGCACCCGTGACTTTACCGAGTCCATCTTTGCCTCAAGCGGTGAGTCATAAACCTGCGGAGGTTGTGCAAGACACTGAAGATGGTGATATCTTTGGTGAACTGGGAGATCTGATAGATCAAACAGATCAGGTGTTAGGGGGGCCGCCAACGGTTAATGTGGCAACGCCGCGATCGCCTAAACCCACGAAACGAGTTGAACAAAATATGCGGGTTCCCATCAAACAACTCGATAACCTCAGTAACTTGGTTGGGGAATTGGTGGTGAACCGCAACAGCTTAGAGCAGAACCAGGAACGACTGCGCCAATGTTTAGATAACTTGCTGTACTTGGTGCAGCAACTGAGTGATGTGGGGGGCAAAATGCGCGATCTTTACGAGCGTAGTCTTCTAGAGTCCGCACTGCTGAGTTCTCGTCACAGTAATCGTAGCTCCTTCTCTGGTGGAAATGGATCGGGAGAGTCGGGCCAAAATGATGGTTGGGATCATATTGAAATGGATCGGTTTACTCCCTTCCATACTCTGTCCCAAGAAACTATTGAGTTAATTGTCCGGGTACGGGAGTCTTCGTCTGATATCGAGTTTATTGTCGAAGAAACCGATCAAGTGACGCGCCAATTCCGCCAAGTCACCACCCAGCTACAAGAAGGGTTAACCCGGACGCGAATGGTTCCCTTTGCACAAACGGCCGATCGCCTACCGGGAGCAGTACGGCGCATTGCCACCGGTTTGAAGAAGCAGGCAGAAATTCAGATCGAAGGGAAAGACACTCTGATCGACAAAATGATTCAAGAGCAGTTATTCGATCCGATGACTCACCTGATCAATAATGCCATGACCCACGGGATTGAAAGCCCAGAGAAGCGTAAGCAGTTGGGCAAACCTCCAGCCGGTAAGATTACGGTTAGAGCGTTCCACCAAGGAAACCAAACAGTAATTTCCGTTTCTGACGATGGTGCGGGAATTAATATCGAGCGAGTCAAAGGGAAAGCTCTGGAAAAAGGTTTAATTACCCCTCAAGAAGCCCAATCCATGTCTCGTTTAGATATCTACGATTTGTTGTTCCATCCTGGGTTTAGTACCAAGGATCAGGCGGATAATTTCGCCGGTCGAGGGGTAGGGATGGATGTAGTGCGAGTGGCGCTTCGAGACATTCGCGGGGTGATTACAACCGACTCAGCAGAAGGACAAGGGACAACTTTTACCATTCGTTTGCCGTTAACCTTGAGTATTTCTAAGGCACTCAGTTGTATTAGTAACCATGCCAGAATTGCCTTCCCCATGGATGGGGTGGAAGACATGCTCGATGTTCCCAAAGAGCGGATTTATGAAAATTCAGAGGGAGTCAATTGTATTAAATGGCGGGATACGGAGCTACCTTTTAGGCCCCTCTCAGAGTTGTTGCAGTATAACCGAACGATTGGCCGGGGACGAGTGTTTGCTGGTTCGAGCGAGGATGACATTATCTCAATTGTGATTTTGCGAAGTGCGGGTCAGTATTTGGCGCTTCAGGTGGATCAGGTGTTAGGAGAGCAAGAGATTGTAATCAAGCAGTTAGAAGGGCCGATTCCTAAACCGGTGGGTGTAGCGGGAGCGACGGTACTTGGAGATGGTCGGATTATGCCGATCGCCGATGTTCTAGAGTTAATTGACCTGTCGATGGGTCGTTCTCGACAGAATATTGGCATGTGGGAAGAAGTGGTTCCCCCTGAACCGGAACCGATTGACAAGTCTGAACCGACAGTGTTAATTGTGGACGACTCAATTACGGTGCGCGAGCTGTTATCGATGACGTTTGTGAAGTCTGGATATCGGGTAGAACAGGCTCGAAATGGATTAGATGCTTGGGAGAAATTGCGAGCAGGTTTGCCGTGTGACATGATTTTCTGTGATATTGAGATGCCCAAACTCAACGGTTTGGAGTTGTTAGAGCGTCTTCAGGGGGATGAAATACTTAAGCAAATCCCCATGGCGATGTTGACCTCACGGGGTGCGTCTAAGTATCAGCAACATGCGGCATCCTTGGGAGCCAAGGGCTATTTCACCAAGCCTTATTTGGAGGAAGCCCTGTTAGAAGCGGCTCAACGGATGCTCAAAGGAGACAATCTGTTAGAGGGAGATCTCTCTGAGGCGACTTCTGAGGAGGCGATCGCCGAAAGTTAGCCCGTCTTGTACATCCCCATTGCATCAGCGATATAAAAACCAGAGATCTAAAATGGGATAAGATAGGGTTGATACACAGACGGTGCAATGGGAGGCTCAACTATGGCAATGCTCACTATCTCCAAGCAGGCAATTTCTCAGATGACTTCAGAAGATATCGCCATGCTCGCCAACCGTTTGGAAAAAGATGAGTATAGTAATGCTTTTGAAGGGTTAAGGGACTGGCATCTATTGCGGGCGATCGCCTTCCAGCGTCCTGAAATGGTAGACATCGTTCAACCCTATCTCTATTTATTAGATATGGAAGCCTACGATGAAGCATAGACCACACCAGGAACCCAGGGGAAGAAGGATGTCGCAGATCAGACAAGCGTTCATCCTTTTTCCTCTTTATTGAATCGATTGACGTATCATTTCATCTTCCCCAAGCTAGACTGGATCGGGTTTTACGCCGATCCAGATCGTTCCTCAATTTTCTTTGTTTAATTATCCGATCTATGACATCTGTAATTCTTCTGTGGTCTGTAGTTTTTGTTATTAGTTTAGCAGCCTTAATTAAATCCGCCGACTATTTTACCGAATCAGCCGAAGTTTTAGGATTATTTTTCCGCTTTCCCTCCTTCATTGTCGGA
It contains:
- a CDS encoding response regulator yields the protein MDLDLDGSSDLEALSLEEDASESIGEEMDLDLDGSSDLEALSLEEDASESIGEEMDLDLDGSSDLEALSLEEDASESVSEEMDLDLDGSSDLEALSLEEDASESVSEEMELDLDGSSDLEALSLEEDASESIGEEMDLDLDGSSDLEALSLEEDASESIGEEMELDLGVEESESSESADLFDWTSESADAELDEMTDTDPSESTLIQEMDELEFGDSLDLDEPVVEETSENLDGLDFSLELEENEPEDLSTLFPDEEAKLDDEGSLEDLDELNLFGEDLEGTGDTLENLDFGDDLALADGSSERWQELEAFLGEEKEQRENIEIFTQLEAFLDAPVTLPSPSLPQAVSHKPAEVVQDTEDGDIFGELGDLIDQTDQVLGGPPTVNVATPRSPKPTKRVEQNMRVPIKQLDNLSNLVGELVVNRNSLEQNQERLRQCLDNLLYLVQQLSDVGGKMRDLYERSLLESALLSSRHSNRSSFSGGNGSGESGQNDGWDHIEMDRFTPFHTLSQETIELIVRVRESSSDIEFIVEETDQVTRQFRQVTTQLQEGLTRTRMVPFAQTADRLPGAVRRIATGLKKQAEIQIEGKDTLIDKMIQEQLFDPMTHLINNAMTHGIESPEKRKQLGKPPAGKITVRAFHQGNQTVISVSDDGAGINIERVKGKALEKGLITPQEAQSMSRLDIYDLLFHPGFSTKDQADNFAGRGVGMDVVRVALRDIRGVITTDSAEGQGTTFTIRLPLTLSISKALSCISNHARIAFPMDGVEDMLDVPKERIYENSEGVNCIKWRDTELPFRPLSELLQYNRTIGRGRVFAGSSEDDIISIVILRSAGQYLALQVDQVLGEQEIVIKQLEGPIPKPVGVAGATVLGDGRIMPIADVLELIDLSMGRSRQNIGMWEEVVPPEPEPIDKSEPTVLIVDDSITVRELLSMTFVKSGYRVEQARNGLDAWEKLRAGLPCDMIFCDIEMPKLNGLELLERLQGDEILKQIPMAMLTSRGASKYQQHAASLGAKGYFTKPYLEEALLEAAQRMLKGDNLLEGDLSEATSEEAIAES
- the isiD gene encoding protein IsiD, whose protein sequence is MAMLTISKQAISQMTSEDIAMLANRLEKDEYSNAFEGLRDWHLLRAIAFQRPEMVDIVQPYLYLLDMEAYDEA